The following coding sequences lie in one Myxococcales bacterium genomic window:
- a CDS encoding sulfatase-like hydrolase/transferase, with translation MRRRLFYLLAPLLIGCRGGAEASNDRPQTTPEASLSNAPARAAPENSAPPAMPDAGPDAAEERPDAATSPALNVVLILIDSLRADMPWAGYRRKIAPRLTEIEKRSVSYTRAYSLSSVTARSVAPLLVGKYASEMPRNGYFFTQWYSDNLFLGERLQAAGHRAVAAHAHAYFFGNGMKQGFSDYSVLPGTIYNSPEPKPTSERLTAAAKRVLAKNADPSGARRLFAYFHYMDPHHDYIEHDDAPVFGEEPRDMYDQEVWSTDRSVGELVSWIQKQAWGAQTAIIISADHGECFGEHGQIRHGYELWEALVHVPLMFLVPGTTPHRLDVPRSHLDLAPTILELMGVAIEPPLRGKSLRPELFGTLGEARPIVIDLPRDNLQDRRRAIVDGDLKLISRGDDERWLMYDVVRDPKERKNLTETRPDDFRRMRKLYDQLSRSIPNEEVHGNAVLKNAPPDRRW, from the coding sequence GTGCGGCGCCGTCTATTCTACCTGCTCGCGCCACTCTTGATCGGCTGCCGCGGGGGCGCCGAGGCCAGCAACGACCGCCCGCAAACGACGCCGGAGGCCTCTCTGAGCAACGCGCCTGCGCGTGCTGCGCCCGAGAACAGCGCCCCGCCCGCGATGCCGGATGCTGGCCCAGACGCCGCTGAAGAGCGGCCGGATGCGGCAACCTCGCCGGCGCTCAACGTGGTGCTCATCTTGATCGACAGCCTGAGAGCCGACATGCCGTGGGCCGGTTATCGGCGGAAGATCGCCCCACGTCTGACCGAAATCGAGAAGCGCAGCGTGAGTTACACCCGCGCCTATTCACTCTCGAGCGTCACCGCGCGCTCCGTGGCGCCGCTGCTGGTCGGGAAGTATGCCAGTGAAATGCCGCGCAACGGGTACTTCTTCACGCAGTGGTACTCCGACAACCTGTTCCTGGGTGAGCGACTGCAAGCGGCGGGGCATCGCGCGGTCGCGGCCCACGCCCATGCCTACTTCTTCGGCAACGGGATGAAGCAGGGTTTCAGTGACTACAGCGTGCTGCCGGGCACCATCTACAACTCGCCGGAGCCCAAACCGACGAGTGAGCGACTGACGGCCGCCGCCAAGCGGGTCCTGGCGAAAAACGCCGACCCCAGCGGCGCGCGGCGACTGTTCGCCTACTTCCACTACATGGATCCGCACCACGACTACATCGAGCACGACGACGCTCCCGTGTTCGGGGAAGAACCCCGAGACATGTACGATCAGGAGGTCTGGTCGACGGATCGATCGGTCGGCGAGCTGGTGAGCTGGATCCAGAAACAGGCGTGGGGCGCACAGACGGCCATCATCATCAGCGCGGACCACGGAGAGTGTTTCGGCGAGCACGGACAGATCCGACATGGGTACGAGCTGTGGGAGGCGCTGGTCCACGTACCGCTGATGTTTTTGGTGCCCGGAACGACTCCGCATCGGCTGGACGTTCCGCGCAGCCACCTGGACCTTGCCCCGACCATCTTGGAGTTGATGGGGGTGGCCATCGAGCCGCCACTCCGCGGCAAGAGCCTGAGACCCGAGCTCTTCGGCACACTGGGCGAAGCTCGTCCCATCGTGATCGACCTGCCGCGCGACAATCTCCAAGATCGCCGGCGCGCGATCGTCGACGGAGACTTGAAGCTGATCTCGCGCGGCGACGATGAACGCTGGCTGATGTACGACGTGGTTCGCGACCCGAAAGAACGCAAGAACCTGACCGAGACCCGCCCCGACGACTTTCGTCGCATGCGCAAGCTGTACGACCAACTCTCCCGGAGCATTCCGAACGAAGAGGTGCACGGCAACGCGGTGCTGAAGAACGCCCCGCCGGACCGACGCTGGTGA